One window from the genome of [Mycobacterium] stephanolepidis encodes:
- a CDS encoding adenylate/guanylate cyclase domain-containing protein: MANESIRAVSQRVGRALATITGQTGRLEAGDGYGSWLLGRYDESTLIQRIRIQLMLTVFVVAANLIGVAVVILLVLVAVPDPNVFDAPWWIHFVVVPVYVTLAVLIGAVWGTRRIFKVVRWALDEREPTKADQRNAFAVPRRLTVVEAILWAGGTALFTTLYGIQNPLYIPKIFFAVGFSGVVVCAANYLFTEFAMRPVAARALEAGYRRRRLASGIMVRTMLAWVLGSGVPAVGLMLTGVGALIFGNFTVKQLAVAVIIIAGAIPTFGLILIWISSWMLATPVKEVQSALKRVEQNDLDVNLVVYDGTELGELQAGFNTMAEGLRERERVRDLFGKHVGREVAAAAELQQPALGGEERHVAVLFADIVGSTQLAATRPAIEVVALLNRFFTVVVEEIDRYEGMVNKFEGDATLAVFGAPVRQDRPESQALAAARAIARRLRAEVPECQAGIGVASGQAVAGNVGAHDRFEYTVIGDPVNEAARLCELSKTVPGQLVASLDTVLRAHHREALHWRSGDTVTLRGRSEPTELAVPVA, translated from the coding sequence ATGGCAAACGAGTCGATTCGCGCAGTGTCGCAGCGAGTGGGCCGTGCCCTGGCCACGATCACCGGGCAGACCGGCCGACTCGAGGCCGGCGACGGGTACGGATCGTGGCTGCTGGGCCGCTATGACGAAAGCACGCTCATCCAGCGCATCCGTATCCAGCTGATGCTGACCGTGTTCGTGGTGGCCGCCAACCTGATTGGTGTCGCCGTCGTCATCCTTCTGGTGCTCGTCGCGGTGCCCGATCCCAACGTCTTCGACGCGCCCTGGTGGATCCACTTCGTGGTCGTTCCGGTGTATGTGACGCTGGCGGTGCTCATCGGCGCCGTGTGGGGTACCCGCCGCATCTTCAAGGTGGTGCGGTGGGCCCTGGACGAACGGGAACCGACCAAGGCGGACCAGCGCAACGCATTCGCGGTCCCGCGGCGCCTGACGGTCGTCGAGGCGATTTTGTGGGCGGGCGGCACCGCCTTGTTCACCACGCTCTACGGGATACAAAATCCGCTCTACATCCCCAAGATCTTCTTCGCGGTGGGGTTCAGCGGGGTAGTGGTCTGTGCGGCCAACTACCTGTTCACCGAGTTCGCGATGCGGCCCGTCGCCGCACGAGCACTCGAAGCCGGGTATCGCAGAAGACGGCTCGCTTCGGGAATCATGGTGCGCACCATGTTGGCCTGGGTGCTGGGATCTGGTGTCCCCGCGGTCGGCCTCATGCTCACCGGTGTCGGCGCGCTCATCTTCGGTAACTTCACGGTCAAGCAGCTGGCGGTGGCGGTCATCATCATCGCCGGCGCGATCCCGACCTTCGGGCTCATCCTCATCTGGATCTCCTCCTGGATGCTCGCCACCCCGGTGAAAGAGGTTCAGTCCGCGCTCAAGCGCGTCGAGCAGAACGACCTGGATGTCAATCTGGTGGTCTACGACGGCACCGAGCTGGGCGAGCTGCAGGCAGGTTTCAACACCATGGCGGAGGGCCTGCGCGAGCGCGAGCGGGTCCGGGACCTCTTCGGTAAGCATGTCGGCCGCGAGGTCGCCGCCGCCGCCGAGTTGCAACAGCCGGCGCTCGGCGGCGAAGAACGCCACGTCGCGGTGCTTTTCGCCGATATCGTCGGGTCCACCCAGCTGGCAGCCACTCGGCCGGCGATCGAGGTGGTGGCATTGCTGAACCGATTCTTCACCGTCGTCGTCGAAGAAATCGACCGTTACGAGGGCATGGTCAACAAGTTCGAGGGCGACGCCACCCTCGCAGTGTTCGGCGCGCCTGTTCGGCAAGACCGCCCCGAGAGCCAGGCGCTCGCCGCCGCGCGCGCCATTGCCCGCCGACTACGGGCCGAGGTCCCCGAATGCCAAGCAGGCATCGGTGTCGCCTCGGGGCAGGCTGTGGCCGGAAACGTCGGGGCCCATGACCGTTTCGAATACACCGTGATCGGCGATCCGGTTAACGAGGCAGCCCGGCTCTGCGAGCTTTCCAAAACTGTGCCCGGACAATTGGTGGCCTCGTTGGACACCGTGTTGCGCGCCCACCATCGCGAGGCCTTGCATTGGCGCTCCGGCGATACCGTTACGCTGCGTGGCCGCTCCGAGCCCACCGAACTCGCGGTACCTGTGGCCTGA
- the nucS gene encoding endonuclease NucS produces the protein MRLVVAQCTVNYVGRLTAHLPSAKRLLLIKADGSVSVHADDRAYKPLNWMSPPCWLVETENEESAESGASTVWVVENKAGEQLRITIENIEHDSAHELGVDPGLVKDGVEAHLQELLAEHVALLGDGYTLVRREYMTPIGPVDLLCRDADGATVAVEIKRRGEIDGVEQLTRYLELLNRDTTLAPVAGVFAAQQIKPQARTLAEDRGIRCLILDYDAMRGMDSDEFRLF, from the coding sequence GTGCGTCTCGTCGTAGCTCAATGCACCGTTAATTATGTCGGTCGGCTCACCGCCCACCTTCCGTCCGCCAAGCGGCTCCTGCTTATCAAGGCCGATGGTTCGGTGAGCGTGCACGCCGATGATCGTGCCTACAAGCCGTTGAACTGGATGAGCCCGCCGTGCTGGCTTGTCGAGACGGAGAACGAGGAGTCTGCGGAAAGTGGCGCCTCGACCGTCTGGGTGGTCGAGAACAAGGCCGGTGAGCAGCTGCGGATCACCATCGAGAACATCGAGCACGACTCGGCCCATGAGCTCGGGGTCGACCCCGGATTGGTCAAGGATGGAGTCGAGGCGCACCTGCAGGAGTTGCTCGCAGAGCACGTCGCGTTGCTCGGCGACGGATACACCCTGGTGCGGCGCGAGTACATGACGCCGATCGGGCCGGTGGACCTGCTGTGCCGGGACGCCGACGGTGCGACTGTTGCGGTCGAGATCAAGCGCCGGGGTGAGATTGACGGCGTCGAGCAGCTCACCCGATATCTAGAACTGCTCAACCGGGACACCACGCTGGCGCCGGTCGCCGGCGTCTTCGCCGCGCAACAGATCAAGCCGCAGGCCCGCACTCTTGCCGAAGATCGCGGAATCCGTTGTCTCATACTGGACTACGACGCGATGCGGGGAATGGACTCAGACGAATTCCGTTTGTTCTGA
- the mce gene encoding methylmalonyl-CoA epimerase produces the protein MTTSSPLDVPSILSTGLVTAIDHVGIAVPDLDVAIEWYHEHLGMILVHEEINEGQGVREAMLSFPGAEPGSSQIQLMAPLNESSPIAKFLNTKGAGLQQLAYRVTDIDALSDQLRAAGVRVLYDEPRIGTANSRINFLHPKDTGGVLIELVQPTQSH, from the coding sequence ATGACGACATCGTCTCCTCTTGATGTTCCCTCGATCCTATCGACCGGTCTGGTGACCGCGATCGACCACGTGGGCATCGCGGTGCCCGACCTGGACGTCGCAATCGAGTGGTACCACGAACACCTGGGCATGATCCTGGTGCACGAGGAGATCAACGAGGGTCAGGGTGTCCGCGAGGCGATGCTGTCCTTCCCCGGAGCCGAACCCGGCAGCTCACAGATCCAGTTGATGGCACCGCTGAATGAGTCCTCGCCGATCGCCAAGTTCCTGAACACCAAGGGAGCCGGCCTGCAGCAGCTGGCCTACCGCGTCACCGACATCGATGCGCTGTCCGATCAGCTCCGCGCCGCGGGCGTACGAGTGCTGTACGACGAGCCGCGCATCGGCACCGCGAACTCACGGATCAACTTCCTGCATCCCAAGGACACCGGCGGCGTGCTCATCGAGCTCGTCCAGCCGACGCAGTCCCACTAG
- a CDS encoding acetyl-CoA C-acetyltransferase yields the protein MSTSVIVAGARTPVGRFQGSLKDFSGAQLGGIAIKGALEKAKVAPSAVDYVIMGQVLTAGAGQIPARQAAVAGGIGMDVPALTINKVCLSGVDAIALADQLIRAGEFEVVVAGGQESMTNAPHLLPKSRFGFKYGDVTLVDHMAFDGLHDAFTDQAMGILTEQRNASDKFTREEQDEFAARSHQNAARAWKDGVFADEVVSVQIPQRKGDPIEFAEDEGIRADTTAASLAGLRPAFSKDGTITAGSSSPISDGACAVVVMSKERAEREGLEWIAEIGAHGVVAGPDSSLQLQPANAIRKACEREGISPEQLDLVEINEAFALVGLASVKDLGIDPAKVNVNGGAIAIGHPIGMSGARITLHLAQELKRRGGGIGVAALCGGGGQGDALIVRV from the coding sequence ATGAGCACGTCCGTGATTGTTGCTGGAGCGCGTACGCCCGTTGGCCGCTTCCAGGGATCGCTGAAGGATTTCTCGGGCGCTCAGCTCGGCGGTATCGCCATCAAGGGCGCTCTGGAGAAGGCCAAGGTGGCACCGTCTGCCGTCGATTACGTGATCATGGGCCAGGTCCTCACCGCGGGCGCAGGCCAGATTCCCGCACGCCAGGCCGCCGTTGCCGGTGGAATCGGTATGGATGTGCCGGCGCTCACCATCAACAAGGTGTGCCTTTCCGGTGTCGACGCCATTGCGCTGGCTGATCAGCTGATTCGGGCCGGTGAGTTCGAGGTTGTCGTCGCCGGTGGTCAGGAATCGATGACGAATGCCCCGCATCTGCTGCCCAAGAGCCGCTTCGGTTTCAAGTACGGCGATGTGACGCTCGTCGACCACATGGCCTTCGACGGCCTGCATGATGCCTTCACCGACCAGGCGATGGGCATCCTCACCGAACAGCGCAATGCCTCCGACAAGTTCACCCGCGAGGAGCAGGACGAATTCGCGGCACGCTCGCATCAGAATGCCGCCCGCGCGTGGAAGGACGGTGTCTTCGCCGACGAGGTGGTCTCGGTTCAGATCCCGCAGCGCAAGGGTGATCCGATCGAGTTCGCCGAGGACGAGGGCATCCGCGCGGACACCACCGCGGCATCACTTGCGGGACTGCGTCCGGCGTTCAGTAAGGACGGCACCATCACGGCAGGGTCGTCCTCGCCGATCTCCGACGGCGCCTGCGCGGTGGTCGTGATGAGCAAGGAGCGCGCGGAGCGCGAGGGGCTGGAGTGGATCGCCGAGATCGGTGCACATGGCGTGGTCGCCGGCCCTGATTCCAGCCTGCAGCTGCAGCCGGCCAACGCCATTCGGAAGGCCTGTGAGCGGGAAGGGATTTCCCCCGAGCAGCTCGATCTGGTCGAGATCAATGAGGCCTTCGCGCTGGTGGGCTTGGCCTCGGTGAAGGACTTGGGTATCGACCCGGCGAAGGTCAACGTGAACGGCGGAGCGATCGCCATCGGTCATCCCATCGGAATGTCGGGTGCCCGTATCACTCTGCACCTGGCGCAGGAACTCAAGCGCCGCGGTGGCGGAATCGGAGTGGCCGCACTGTGCGGCGGCGGTGGTCAGGGTGATGCCCTGATCGTGCGGGTGTGA